Proteins encoded together in one Anoplolepis gracilipes unplaced genomic scaffold, ASM4749672v1 Contig19, whole genome shotgun sequence window:
- the LOC140675604 gene encoding uncharacterized protein: MQPAVVTRGNARIARENITLRWKNEKCEKQKAKYRVGELVRISRAKVTFEKGYEAKWSEEIFQIHRVLDWRKPRVYELSDLAGEVIDGIFYEQELARVEKNLQEEEFIVDRVIKSRGRSDNKQLLVSWRGYPSKFDSWIPASSLINL; the protein is encoded by the coding sequence ATGCAACCTGCGGTCGTTACGCGGGGAAATGCCCGCATCGCGCGCGAAAATATAACTCTTCGTTGGAAAAACGAGAAATGCGAAAAACAAAAGGCTAAATATCGCGTTGGCGAACTCGTGCGGATCAGTAGAGCAAAAGTCACCTTCGAGAAAGGATACGAGGCGAAGTGGAGCGAGGAGATATTTCAAATTCATCGGGTTCTTGATTGGCGAAAACCGCGAGTGTACGAACTAAGTGACTTAGCCGGCGAGGTCATAGACGGTATTTTTTACGAGCAAGAATTAGCCCGAgttgagaaaaatttacagGAGGAAGAATTTATCGTCGATCGCGTGATAAAGAGCAGAGGACGTAGTGATAATAAACAGCTGTTAGTTAGCTGGCGTGGTTATCCTAGCAAATTCGATAGTTGGATTCCCGCTTcaagtttaataaatctttga